A single window of Culicoides brevitarsis isolate CSIRO-B50_1 chromosome 3, AGI_CSIRO_Cbre_v1, whole genome shotgun sequence DNA harbors:
- the LOC134835408 gene encoding type-1 angiotensin II receptor A-like, translating to MQLPSTNSSPFDNFYRELLEKRSWFIIFQAIIGLITCTGASIVLFLFYLTRKKFNSASMTSARKFFIALATADFQSGIILTPVLMNAAATGLRVNDNFCVESICLVSYTLLVTLFLLVTMTCDRYLAIFYPLKHRVHSKSGVTCFVIVACYILGGILAFLCYLSRNLESPHPEVICFVSYERISDSYSQPVILFVVFPSIFVFVVAYVRIFKAIRTSTKTVPKSMKNAEKIIIRRNTRKILTGISAREVRATLILFLTILLFLLVWIPAPVGFIIYRYFPSYGSLNLGIAVLLCMQLNSMINPFLYARNIKNSRKLLMDCVVKRSFVPQI from the exons ATGCAGCTTCCATCAACAAATTCAAGTCCCTTCGACAACTTTTACCGCGAATTACTTGAAAAACGTTCGTggttcatcatttttcaagcCATTATCGGGCTCATAACTTGCACCGGAGCTTCAATCGTACTTTTTCTGTTCTACTTGACACGCAAAAAGTTCAATTCTGCCTCCATGACATCAGCTCGGAAGTTTTTCATCGCCTTAGCTACCGCTGATTTCCAAAGCGGCATCATTTTGACGCCCGTTTTGATGAACGCTGCTGCAACTGGACTTCGGGTGAACGACAATTTTTGCGTGGAATCGATTTGTTTGGTATCCTATACGTTACTCGTGACACTTTTTTTGCTCGTGACGATGACCTGCGACAGATATTTGGCGATTTTTTATCCGTTGAAGCATCGAGTGCATTCCAAAAGTGGCGTTACGTGCTTCGTGATCGTCGCTTGTTACATTTTGGGAggaattttagcttttttgtGCTATTTGTCGAGGAATTTGGAGTCGCCGCATCCAGAAGTGATTTGTTTCGTCAGCTACGAACGCATTAGTGACTCCTATAGTCAACcggtaattttatttgtagttTTTCCATCGATTTTTGTGTTCGTCGTTGCTTatgtgagaatttttaaagctatCCGAACTTCG acgaAAACTGTTCCCAAGTCCAtgaaaaatgctgaaaaaatcatcattcgTCGAAATACTCGTAAAATTCTGACTGGAATAAGTGCTCGTGAGGTTCGTGCAACATTAATTCTCTTCCTAACGATTCTTCTTTTCCTCTTGGTGTGGATTCCAGCTCCTGTTGGCTTCATAATTTACCGATATTTTCCATCTTATGGATCACTCAACTTGGGAATCGCTGTTTTGTTGTGCATGCAACTCAATTCGATGATAAATCCCTTTTTGTACGCcagaaatatcaaaaattcgaGGAAATTATTGATGGATTGTGTCGTCAAAAGGTCTTTTGTGCCTCAAATATAg
- the LOC134834658 gene encoding CTTNBP2 N-terminal-like protein, which translates to MSQSNAATTKTGDTKTEEQKAPNSSSSSSSAAAAANNKNIKFTQLDTQKLKLVSDTVKRNPKSELAQSDILELVCYLEGELQARDVVIAALRSESIKGHLIAASQSQNKASNLNDPHAALFRDYVASSGNIASRQSSALVAKCEQESRNIANERLKFLDSMVLQQRQTHLQMCKILRNAESKEKQLVTELDEARRRHEHDTAQGDDITYGLEVERTRLRQDLEKEREAKKKLEKDLKKLQEQLEREKTREKQLVFFLLVERKKLVLKYIEERKRSEDYALILTEEKLKCDTLAEGLEEESKKSLRMEAELEKQSQAHAKERETLLANIASEQQLVREKDFEIKQLREQIEELKRSGPKTVTGKFISSPQTKSATGIAKSVVSSQSLRSANQISSLTSNKAAAITPPQPPLKKVGNPPPIPPNKPIVPVKRDSNSRIPFVTQVSSTNNNATTAATNVTSAPNNATGNPVEAVVAAFSSNITK; encoded by the exons ATGTCACAAAGTAACGCAGCAACGACAAAAACGGGCGACACAAAGACCGAGGAACAAAAGGCACCAAATTCCtcctcatcgtcgtcgtccgcagcagcagcagcaaacaataaaaatataaaattcacgCAGCTAGACAcgcaaaaactcaaattagTGAGCGACACCGTGAAA cGAAACCCAAAAAGTGAATTAGCACAAAGTGATATCCTCGAGTTAGTTTGTTACTTGGAGGGCGAATTGCAAGCGCGCGATGTCGTAATTGCCGCTCTCCGTTCCGAAAGCATAAAAGGTCACTTGATAGCTGCGTCGCAGAGTCAAAATAAAGCGAGTAACTTGAATGATCCGCATGCCGCACTGTTTCGCGACTACGTTGCGAGCTCCGGAAACATCGCAAGTCGTCAATCCTCCGCTTTGGTGGCGAAATGCGAGCAAGAAAGTCGCAATATTGCCAACGAACGTTTGAAATTTCTCGATTCGATGGTGCTGCAACAACGACAAACGCACCTCCAGATGTGCAAAATTCTCCGAAATGCGGAAAGTAAGGAGAAACAACTCGTCACGGAGCTGGATGAGGCCCGGAGACGGCATGAACACGACACGGCACAAGGCGACGACATCACGTACGGGCTCGAAGTTGAACGTACGCGACTGCGACAAGATCTGGAAAAGGAACGTGAGGCGAAAAAGAAGCTCGAGAAGGATCTGAAAAAGTTGCAGGAACAACTGGAACGGGAAAAGACGCGCGAGAAGCAATTAGTCTTTTTTCTGCTGGTCGAACGGAAGAAACTCGTGCTGAAGTACATCGAGGAACGCAAACGCTCCGAAGACTATGCCCTCATTCTGACAGAGGAGAAACTCAAGTGTGATACGTTGGCGGAAGGACTCGAGGAGGAGAGCAAAAAATCGCTGCGCATGGAAGCGGAACTCGAGAAACAGTCGCAAGCGCATGCCAAGGAGCGGGAAACGCTGCTCGCGAACATCGCCAGTGAACAACaact CGTTCGCGAAAAAGACTTTGAAATCAAGCAGCTACGAGAACAAATCGAAGAATTGAAACGCAGTGGCCCCAAAACAGTtacaggaaaatttatttcgtcaCCACAAACGAAATCCG CAACCGGTATCGCCAAATCCGTGGTAAGTAGTCAGAGTTTGCGTTCCGCCAACCAAATCAGTAGTTTAACGAGTAACAAAGCAGCTGCAATAACGCCGCCCCAACCTCCGTTAAAGAAAGTCGGAAATCCGCCGCCAATTCCACCGAACAAACCAATCGTACCGGTAAAGAGAGACAGTAATTCACGGATTCCCTTTGTAACGCAAGTCTCAAGCACCAATAATAATGCCACGACGGCAGCTACAAATGTCACATCAGCTCCCAACAATGCCACGGGCAATCCCGTAGAAGCTGTCGTCGCAGCATTTAGCAGCAATATTACGaaataa
- the LOC134834173 gene encoding glycine receptor subunit alpha-2 isoform X3, with translation MYVAVHSDTFFAFGIILMTLTFPAFVTTKHHHYRNQSESSELVTPTETSLSLQDILPKQTKHYDKNRAPKFMGQPTVVYFHVTVLQIDSIDENSMTYVTDIFLAQSWRDPRLRLPENMSEEYRILDVEWLHDIWRPDCFFKNAKKVTFHEMSIPNHYLWLYHDKTLLYMSKLTLVLSCAMKFETYPHDTQYCSMMIESLSHTVHDLVFIWNMTDPLVVNPDIELPQLDISNNYTSDCTIEYSTGNFTCLAVVFNLRRRLGYHLFHTYIPSALIVVMSWISFWIKPEAIPARVTLGVTSLLTLATQNTQSQQSLPPVSYVKAIDVWMSSCSVFVFLSLMEFAVVNNYMGPVATKVMKGYSDEDLSSYIQGTEPRPSVVQYDTFCHGRETALFIDKFSRFFFPFSFFILNIVYWTTFL, from the exons ATGTATGTGGCTGTACATTCtgacacattttttgcatttggaATTATTCTTATGACCTTAACGTTTCCCGCATTTGTCACGACGAAACATCACCATTATAG GAACCAATCTGAGAGCTCAGAGTTAGTAACGCCCACAGAAACGAGCTTATCGCTGCAAGACATTCTGCCAAAACAAACGAAGCATTACGACAAAAATCGGGCGCCGAAATTTATGGGTCAACCAACGGTTGTTT attttcACGTGACAGTCCTGCAAATTGACTCCATCGATGAGAATAGTATGACGTATGTGACGGACATCTTTCTCGCTCAAAGTTGGCGCGATCCGCGCCTACGACTGCCGGAAAACATGAGCGAAGAGTACAGAATCCTCGATGTCGAATGGCTTCACGACATTTGGAGACCGGATTGTTTCTTCAAGAACGCCAAAAAAGTCACGTTTCACGAAATGTCGATTCCGAACCATTATTTGTGGTTGTATCATGACAAAACGCTGCTGTACATGTCAAA GTTAACTTTGGTTCTGAGTTGCGCCATGAAATTCGAAACGTATCCCCATGACACGCAATATTGCTCCATGATGATTGAAAGTC tgTCTCATACCGTTCACGATCTCGTCTTCATTTGGAACATGACAGATCCGTTAGTAGTAAATCCCGACATTGAACTTCCACAACTCGACATCTCAAATAATTATACTTCGGATTGTACAATTGAATATTCAACCG gaaatttcaCATGCTTAGCGGTTGTTTTTAACCTTCGACGTCGTCTGGGCTACCATTTATTCCATACTTACATACCAAGTGCACTAATTGTCGTCATGTCCTGGATCAGTTTTTGGATTAAACCa GAAGCAATTCCTGCAAGAGTTACACTAGGAGTCACATCTTTGCTAACTTTAGCGACGCAAAACACCCAAAGTCAACAAAGTCTCCCGCCAGTCAGTTACGTCAAGGCCATTG acGTTTGGATGTCCAGTTGTTCCGTTTTTGTCTTCCTTTCCTTGATGGAGTTTGCTGTCGTGAACAATTACATGG gacCCGTTGCGACAAAAGTTATGAAGGGATATTCCGATGAAGATCTCTCTTCG tACATTCAGGGAACAGAGCCAAGACCGTCTGTAGTGCAGTACGATACTTTTTGTCATGGGCGCGAGACAGCACTTTTTATCGACaaattttcgagatttttctttccgttctcattttttatactCAATATTGTGTATTGGACGACGtttctttaa
- the LOC134834173 gene encoding glycine receptor subunit alpha-2 isoform X4, with protein sequence MYVAVHSDTFFAFGIILMTLTFPAFVTTKHHHYRNQSESSELVTPTETSLSLQDILPKQTKHYDKNRAPKFMGQPTVVYFHVTVLQIDSIDENSMTYVTDIFLAQSWRDPRLRLPENMSEEYRILDVEWLHDIWRPDCFFKNAKKVTFHEMSIPNHYLWLYHDKTLLYMSKLTLVLSCAMKFETYPHDTQYCSMMIESLSHTVHDLVFIWNMTDPLVVNPDIELPQLDISNNYTSDCTIEYSTGNFTCLAVVFNLRRRLGYHLFHTYIPSALIVVMSWISFWIKPEAIPARVTLGVTSLLTLATQNTQSQQSLPPVSYVKAIDVWMSSCSVFVFLSLMEFAVVNNYMGMGGPVATKVMKGYSDEDLSSGTEPRPSVVQYDTFCHGRETALFIDKFSRFFFPFSFFILNIVYWTTFL encoded by the exons ATGTATGTGGCTGTACATTCtgacacattttttgcatttggaATTATTCTTATGACCTTAACGTTTCCCGCATTTGTCACGACGAAACATCACCATTATAG GAACCAATCTGAGAGCTCAGAGTTAGTAACGCCCACAGAAACGAGCTTATCGCTGCAAGACATTCTGCCAAAACAAACGAAGCATTACGACAAAAATCGGGCGCCGAAATTTATGGGTCAACCAACGGTTGTTT attttcACGTGACAGTCCTGCAAATTGACTCCATCGATGAGAATAGTATGACGTATGTGACGGACATCTTTCTCGCTCAAAGTTGGCGCGATCCGCGCCTACGACTGCCGGAAAACATGAGCGAAGAGTACAGAATCCTCGATGTCGAATGGCTTCACGACATTTGGAGACCGGATTGTTTCTTCAAGAACGCCAAAAAAGTCACGTTTCACGAAATGTCGATTCCGAACCATTATTTGTGGTTGTATCATGACAAAACGCTGCTGTACATGTCAAA GTTAACTTTGGTTCTGAGTTGCGCCATGAAATTCGAAACGTATCCCCATGACACGCAATATTGCTCCATGATGATTGAAAGTC tgTCTCATACCGTTCACGATCTCGTCTTCATTTGGAACATGACAGATCCGTTAGTAGTAAATCCCGACATTGAACTTCCACAACTCGACATCTCAAATAATTATACTTCGGATTGTACAATTGAATATTCAACCG gaaatttcaCATGCTTAGCGGTTGTTTTTAACCTTCGACGTCGTCTGGGCTACCATTTATTCCATACTTACATACCAAGTGCACTAATTGTCGTCATGTCCTGGATCAGTTTTTGGATTAAACCa GAAGCAATTCCTGCAAGAGTTACACTAGGAGTCACATCTTTGCTAACTTTAGCGACGCAAAACACCCAAAGTCAACAAAGTCTCCCGCCAGTCAGTTACGTCAAGGCCATTG acGTTTGGATGTCCAGTTGTTCCGTTTTTGTCTTCCTTTCCTTGATGGAGTTTGCTGTCGTGAACAATTACATGGGTATGGGtg gacCCGTTGCGACAAAAGTTATGAAGGGATATTCCGATGAAGATCTCTCTTCG GGAACAGAGCCAAGACCGTCTGTAGTGCAGTACGATACTTTTTGTCATGGGCGCGAGACAGCACTTTTTATCGACaaattttcgagatttttctttccgttctcattttttatactCAATATTGTGTATTGGACGACGtttctttaa
- the LOC134835409 gene encoding sodium channel protein Nach encodes MKRSKAKIVNDEKVGYGVPTLIHHSYVHQTKEFFSNSTLHGVRYIAEDGRPFRERFMWFCFIVTGIIAAIVIIMDLWEKFQTNPTITGLDTDFHNQLLIFPTVMVCPVKPFNPEVIQEVAEKQLGIEPELNNTKYNEFLERLPGLSYKSMSEFSETLRDISSDDVIKSANLRLLAFSTAISCNETFTLCKYKDEEIDCCEYFQPMFSENGFCYVFNGKYRDTATGEEAIPEQYSLFETDKKWGLKFVPALVSEIYLHSFQEGSGHDFKPNVKWEPNFAVELLISMKQTYTTEQARQLTVSQRKCIFEDEFNMKYRKEQYTFSGCMRECRIRNSMKFCGCVAPFYISDRHSFKYCPIEKYECLAKNMLNITDIDSCLHCELGCANTVFDIEKFTKIAVTDQKMKDYINIEYLTWPIIRYKREVLFGWVDLLVSFGGIAGLFLGFSLLSFVEIVYYFTLRVCCMMYKNRSELEDIIDEKKGKSLKYTPDWETEFSYHRKYQEAIEAFKVKPLGEETKYTNSVLIGQQSKHVTDIPKLKMNKVKPVASKPAMPKTNYNQKANWNNVWATQTEYLPYGQYLP; translated from the exons ATGAAACGTTCAAAGGCGAAAATTGTCAACGACGAAAAGGTCGGATATGGCGTTCCAACGTTGATTCATCACAGCTATGTCCATCAAACGAAGGAATTTTTCAGCAATTCTACACTTCATGGGGTGCGATACATCGCCGAAGATGGTCGTCCATTTCgagaaag ATTTATGTGGTTTTGCTTCATTGTTACGGGGATTATTGCTGCCATCGTCATTATCATGGATCTgtgggaaaaatttcaaacaaatccaACGATTACAGGTCTCGATACGGATTTTCACAATCAGCTGTTGATTTTCCCAACGGTAATGGTTTGTCCGGTGAAGCCATTCAATCCTGAAGTCATACAAGAAGTAGCTGAAAAGCAGTTggg AATCGAACCTGAACTCAACAACACGAAATATAACGAGTTCCTTGAACGTCTCCCGGGCTTATCGTACAAGTCAATGTCGGAATTTAGTGAAACTTTACGCGACATATCCAGCGATGACGTCATCAAAAGTGCAAATTTACGACTTTTAGCATTTTCCACGGCAATCAGTTGCAACGAGACCTTCACGTTGTGCAAGTACAAAGACGAGGAAATCGATTGTTGCGAATATTTCCAGCCAATGTTCTCGGAAAATGGCTTTTGTTACGTCTTTAATGGGAAATATCGTGACACAGCGACGGGCGAAGAGGCAATTCCGGAGCAGTACAGCTTGTTTGAGACTGACAAAAAGTGGGGATTGAAGTTTGTGCCTGCACTTGTGTCGGAAATTTACTTG CATTCATTTCAAGAAGGTTCCGGACACGATTTTAAGCCGAATGTCAAATGGGAACCAAATTTCGCCGTGGAATTGTTAATTTCAATGAAGCAAACTTACACGACGGAACAAGCGCGACAATTGACAGTCAGTCagagaaaatgcatttttgaagaTGAGTTCAATATGAAGTACCGGAAGGAGCAATATACGTTTTCGGGATGCATGAGAGAGTGTCGCATCCGaaattcgatgaaattttGCGGTTGTGTGGCGCCGTTTTATATTTCGGATCGACATTCGTTCAAATATTGTCCGAtt gaaaagtATGAATGCTTGGCGAAGAACATGCTGAATATCACGGACATCGATAGCTGTCTTCATTGCGAACTTGGATGCGCCAACACTGTTTTCgacattgaaaaattcaccaaaat tgCTGTCACTGACCAAAAAATGAAGGATTATATCAACATT gaaTATCTCACCTGGCCCATTATCCGTTACAAGCGCGAAGTGCTCTTCGGTTGGGTGGATCTTCTCGTGTCATTCGGCGGCATCGCAGGTCTTTTTCTCGGCTTTTCCTTGCTGTCTTTCGTggaaattgtttattatttcacGTTGCGCGTCTGTTGCATGATGTACAAAAATCGTTCGGAGCTCGAAGACataattgacgaaaaaaagggaaaatctcTCAAATACACACCCGATTGGGAAACGGAATTTTCGTATCATCGCAAGTATCAGGAGGCCATTGAGGCGTTCAAGGTGAAGCCATTGGGCGAAGAAACGAAATACACGAACAGCGTCCTGATTGGACAACAATCGAAACACGTGACGGACATCCCAAAGTTGAAAATGAACAAAGTGAAGCCAGTGGCGAGTAAACCTGCAATGCCAAAGACGAATTACAACCAAAAAGCGAACTGGAATAATGTGTGGGCGACTCAAACGGAGTATCTGCCTTATGGACAGTACTTAccttaa
- the LOC134834173 gene encoding glycine receptor subunit alpha-2 isoform X5: MYVAVHSDTFFAFGIILMTLTFPAFVTTKHHHYRNQSESSELVTPTETSLSLQDILPKQTKHYDKNRAPKFMGQPTVVYFHVTVLQIDSIDENSMTYVTDIFLAQSWRDPRLRLPENMSEEYRILDVEWLHDIWRPDCFFKNAKKVTFHEMSIPNHYLWLYHDKTLLYMSKLTLVLSCAMKFETYPHDTQYCSMMIESLSHTVHDLVFIWNMTDPLVVNPDIELPQLDISNNYTSDCTIEYSTGNFTCLAVVFNLRRRLGYHLFHTYIPSALIVVMSWISFWIKPEAIPARVTLGVTSLLTLATQNTQSQQSLPPVSYVKAIDVWMSSCSVFVFLSLMEFAVVNNYMGPVATKVMKGYSDEDLSSGTEPRPSVVQYDTFCHGRETALFIDKFSRFFFPFSFFILNIVYWTTFL; encoded by the exons ATGTATGTGGCTGTACATTCtgacacattttttgcatttggaATTATTCTTATGACCTTAACGTTTCCCGCATTTGTCACGACGAAACATCACCATTATAG GAACCAATCTGAGAGCTCAGAGTTAGTAACGCCCACAGAAACGAGCTTATCGCTGCAAGACATTCTGCCAAAACAAACGAAGCATTACGACAAAAATCGGGCGCCGAAATTTATGGGTCAACCAACGGTTGTTT attttcACGTGACAGTCCTGCAAATTGACTCCATCGATGAGAATAGTATGACGTATGTGACGGACATCTTTCTCGCTCAAAGTTGGCGCGATCCGCGCCTACGACTGCCGGAAAACATGAGCGAAGAGTACAGAATCCTCGATGTCGAATGGCTTCACGACATTTGGAGACCGGATTGTTTCTTCAAGAACGCCAAAAAAGTCACGTTTCACGAAATGTCGATTCCGAACCATTATTTGTGGTTGTATCATGACAAAACGCTGCTGTACATGTCAAA GTTAACTTTGGTTCTGAGTTGCGCCATGAAATTCGAAACGTATCCCCATGACACGCAATATTGCTCCATGATGATTGAAAGTC tgTCTCATACCGTTCACGATCTCGTCTTCATTTGGAACATGACAGATCCGTTAGTAGTAAATCCCGACATTGAACTTCCACAACTCGACATCTCAAATAATTATACTTCGGATTGTACAATTGAATATTCAACCG gaaatttcaCATGCTTAGCGGTTGTTTTTAACCTTCGACGTCGTCTGGGCTACCATTTATTCCATACTTACATACCAAGTGCACTAATTGTCGTCATGTCCTGGATCAGTTTTTGGATTAAACCa GAAGCAATTCCTGCAAGAGTTACACTAGGAGTCACATCTTTGCTAACTTTAGCGACGCAAAACACCCAAAGTCAACAAAGTCTCCCGCCAGTCAGTTACGTCAAGGCCATTG acGTTTGGATGTCCAGTTGTTCCGTTTTTGTCTTCCTTTCCTTGATGGAGTTTGCTGTCGTGAACAATTACATGG gacCCGTTGCGACAAAAGTTATGAAGGGATATTCCGATGAAGATCTCTCTTCG GGAACAGAGCCAAGACCGTCTGTAGTGCAGTACGATACTTTTTGTCATGGGCGCGAGACAGCACTTTTTATCGACaaattttcgagatttttctttccgttctcattttttatactCAATATTGTGTATTGGACGACGtttctttaa
- the LOC134834173 gene encoding glycine receptor subunit alpha-2 isoform X2: MYVAVHSDTFFAFGIILMTLTFPAFVTTKHHHYRNQSESSELVTPTETSLSLQDILPKQTKHYDKNRAPKFMGQPTVVYFHVTVLQIDSIDENSMTYVTDIFLAQSWRDPRLRLPENMSEEYRILDVEWLHDIWRPDCFFKNAKKVTFHEMSIPNHYLWLYHDKTLLYMSKLTLVLSCAMKFETYPHDTQYCSMMIESLSHTVHDLVFIWNMTDPLVVNPDIELPQLDISNNYTSDCTIEYSTGNFTCLAVVFNLRRRLGYHLFHTYIPSALIVVMSWISFWIKPEAIPARVTLGVTSLLTLATQNTQSQQSLPPVSYVKAIDVWMSSCSVFVFLSLMEFAVVNNYMGMGGPVATKVMKGYSDEDLSSYIQGTEPRPSVVQYDTFCHGRETALFIDKFSRFFFPFSFFILNIVYWTTFL, from the exons ATGTATGTGGCTGTACATTCtgacacattttttgcatttggaATTATTCTTATGACCTTAACGTTTCCCGCATTTGTCACGACGAAACATCACCATTATAG GAACCAATCTGAGAGCTCAGAGTTAGTAACGCCCACAGAAACGAGCTTATCGCTGCAAGACATTCTGCCAAAACAAACGAAGCATTACGACAAAAATCGGGCGCCGAAATTTATGGGTCAACCAACGGTTGTTT attttcACGTGACAGTCCTGCAAATTGACTCCATCGATGAGAATAGTATGACGTATGTGACGGACATCTTTCTCGCTCAAAGTTGGCGCGATCCGCGCCTACGACTGCCGGAAAACATGAGCGAAGAGTACAGAATCCTCGATGTCGAATGGCTTCACGACATTTGGAGACCGGATTGTTTCTTCAAGAACGCCAAAAAAGTCACGTTTCACGAAATGTCGATTCCGAACCATTATTTGTGGTTGTATCATGACAAAACGCTGCTGTACATGTCAAA GTTAACTTTGGTTCTGAGTTGCGCCATGAAATTCGAAACGTATCCCCATGACACGCAATATTGCTCCATGATGATTGAAAGTC tgTCTCATACCGTTCACGATCTCGTCTTCATTTGGAACATGACAGATCCGTTAGTAGTAAATCCCGACATTGAACTTCCACAACTCGACATCTCAAATAATTATACTTCGGATTGTACAATTGAATATTCAACCG gaaatttcaCATGCTTAGCGGTTGTTTTTAACCTTCGACGTCGTCTGGGCTACCATTTATTCCATACTTACATACCAAGTGCACTAATTGTCGTCATGTCCTGGATCAGTTTTTGGATTAAACCa GAAGCAATTCCTGCAAGAGTTACACTAGGAGTCACATCTTTGCTAACTTTAGCGACGCAAAACACCCAAAGTCAACAAAGTCTCCCGCCAGTCAGTTACGTCAAGGCCATTG acGTTTGGATGTCCAGTTGTTCCGTTTTTGTCTTCCTTTCCTTGATGGAGTTTGCTGTCGTGAACAATTACATGGGTATGGGtg gacCCGTTGCGACAAAAGTTATGAAGGGATATTCCGATGAAGATCTCTCTTCG tACATTCAGGGAACAGAGCCAAGACCGTCTGTAGTGCAGTACGATACTTTTTGTCATGGGCGCGAGACAGCACTTTTTATCGACaaattttcgagatttttctttccgttctcattttttatactCAATATTGTGTATTGGACGACGtttctttaa
- the LOC134834173 gene encoding glycine receptor subunit alpha-2 isoform X1: MYVAVHSDTFFAFGIILMTLTFPAFVTTKHHHYRNQSESSELVTPTETSLSLQDILPKQTKHYDKNRAPKFMGQPTVVYFHVTVLQIDSIDENSMTYVTDIFLAQSWRDPRLRLPENMSEEYRILDVEWLHDIWRPDCFFKNAKKVTFHEMSIPNHYLWLYHDKTLLYMSKLTLVLSCAMKFETYPHDTQYCSMMIESLSHTVHDLVFIWNMTDPLVVNPDIELPQLDISNNYTSDCTIEYSTGNFTCLAVVFNLRRRLGYHLFHTYIPSALIVVMSWISFWIKPEAIPARVTLGVTSLLTLATQNTQSQQSLPPVSYVKAIDVWMSSCSVFVFLSLMEFAVVNNYMGPVATKVMKGYSDEDLSSVRSPNFFVFEDSKFHLFQYIQGTEPRPSVVQYDTFCHGRETALFIDKFSRFFFPFSFFILNIVYWTTFL, from the exons ATGTATGTGGCTGTACATTCtgacacattttttgcatttggaATTATTCTTATGACCTTAACGTTTCCCGCATTTGTCACGACGAAACATCACCATTATAG GAACCAATCTGAGAGCTCAGAGTTAGTAACGCCCACAGAAACGAGCTTATCGCTGCAAGACATTCTGCCAAAACAAACGAAGCATTACGACAAAAATCGGGCGCCGAAATTTATGGGTCAACCAACGGTTGTTT attttcACGTGACAGTCCTGCAAATTGACTCCATCGATGAGAATAGTATGACGTATGTGACGGACATCTTTCTCGCTCAAAGTTGGCGCGATCCGCGCCTACGACTGCCGGAAAACATGAGCGAAGAGTACAGAATCCTCGATGTCGAATGGCTTCACGACATTTGGAGACCGGATTGTTTCTTCAAGAACGCCAAAAAAGTCACGTTTCACGAAATGTCGATTCCGAACCATTATTTGTGGTTGTATCATGACAAAACGCTGCTGTACATGTCAAA GTTAACTTTGGTTCTGAGTTGCGCCATGAAATTCGAAACGTATCCCCATGACACGCAATATTGCTCCATGATGATTGAAAGTC tgTCTCATACCGTTCACGATCTCGTCTTCATTTGGAACATGACAGATCCGTTAGTAGTAAATCCCGACATTGAACTTCCACAACTCGACATCTCAAATAATTATACTTCGGATTGTACAATTGAATATTCAACCG gaaatttcaCATGCTTAGCGGTTGTTTTTAACCTTCGACGTCGTCTGGGCTACCATTTATTCCATACTTACATACCAAGTGCACTAATTGTCGTCATGTCCTGGATCAGTTTTTGGATTAAACCa GAAGCAATTCCTGCAAGAGTTACACTAGGAGTCACATCTTTGCTAACTTTAGCGACGCAAAACACCCAAAGTCAACAAAGTCTCCCGCCAGTCAGTTACGTCAAGGCCATTG acGTTTGGATGTCCAGTTGTTCCGTTTTTGTCTTCCTTTCCTTGATGGAGTTTGCTGTCGTGAACAATTACATGG gacCCGTTGCGACAAAAGTTATGAAGGGATATTCCGATGAAGATCTCTCTTCGGTAAGGTCGCcgaattttttcgtatttgaagactcaaaatttcatctttttcagtACATTCAGGGAACAGAGCCAAGACCGTCTGTAGTGCAGTACGATACTTTTTGTCATGGGCGCGAGACAGCACTTTTTATCGACaaattttcgagatttttctttccgttctcattttttatactCAATATTGTGTATTGGACGACGtttctttaa